Proteins from a genomic interval of Sphingopyxis sp. QXT-31:
- a CDS encoding DUF7146 domain-containing protein produces MTSTAADIARRLADNAEAVCRRYLSNGRREGHYWMVGDIRNSPGRSLYVRLSARGEGGGAAGKWTDAASGDHGDLLDVIAASCGHMGFRETLDEARHFLSLPMPDPSPPGPKAKKTAQGSREAARRLWAGSRPMAGTLVRFYLNARKIIDLRAGDPLRFHPHCFYRPSGEDEPGGPPAWPAMIAAVTSEDGRVTGVHRTWLDPATTDKAPVAYPRRAIGFLLGHGVRFGPAAPIMAAGEGIETLLSLREPMTAMSMIAGLSAAHLAAIEFPSALRRLYVARDDDPAGAGALATLTERGAGAGIEVVPLEPERGDFNADLVLLGRDCLARSLSRQLHPSDRHRFL; encoded by the coding sequence ATGACCAGCACAGCCGCCGATATCGCACGCCGCCTCGCCGACAATGCCGAGGCCGTGTGCCGCCGCTATCTCTCCAACGGCCGCCGCGAAGGCCATTATTGGATGGTCGGTGACATAAGGAACAGTCCCGGCCGCAGCCTCTATGTCCGTTTGTCGGCGCGCGGCGAAGGCGGCGGGGCGGCGGGAAAGTGGACCGATGCCGCGAGCGGCGATCATGGCGATCTCCTCGACGTCATCGCCGCAAGCTGCGGGCATATGGGCTTTCGAGAGACGCTCGACGAGGCACGGCATTTCCTCAGCCTGCCGATGCCGGATCCATCGCCCCCGGGGCCGAAAGCGAAGAAGACCGCGCAGGGATCGCGGGAGGCGGCGCGGCGCCTATGGGCGGGGTCGAGGCCGATGGCGGGCACGCTGGTTCGCTTCTATCTAAATGCTCGCAAGATCATCGACCTCAGGGCCGGGGATCCGCTCCGCTTTCATCCGCATTGCTTCTATCGACCTTCCGGGGAAGACGAGCCCGGCGGCCCGCCGGCATGGCCCGCCATGATCGCCGCGGTCACGAGTGAGGATGGCCGCGTCACCGGCGTTCATCGAACGTGGCTCGATCCGGCGACGACGGACAAGGCGCCCGTCGCCTATCCCCGGCGCGCCATCGGGTTTCTGCTCGGTCACGGTGTGCGCTTCGGACCGGCGGCGCCCATTATGGCCGCGGGGGAAGGGATCGAGACTTTGCTGTCGCTCCGCGAGCCGATGACGGCGATGTCGATGATCGCCGGGCTTTCCGCCGCGCATCTCGCGGCGATCGAATTTCCAAGTGCGCTGCGCCGCCTCTATGTCGCCCGCGATGACGATCCCGCCGGTGCCGGCGCCCTCGCTACGCTGACCGAGCGCGGCGCCGGCGCCGGTATCGAGGTCGTGCCGCTCGAGCCGGAGCGCGGCGACTTCAACGCCGATCTCGTACTTCTCGGCCGCGATTGTCTTGCGCGGTCGCTGTCGCGTCAACTCCATCCATCGGACCGTCATCGCTTTCTCTGA
- a CDS encoding antitoxin of toxin-antitoxin stability system: MPEIIETTVYQIGELSDEAREKARGWYRQGGFDYDWWEFVYDDFERICTMLGVELHTRPVRLYGGGTRRKPSIWFSGFWSQGDGACFEGNYSYAKGSSAAIRAYAPTDEELHRIADALADIQWRNFFQLRACATHRGRYYHEYCMAISVERDSPVYQEMTAAAEDDVTEALRDLARWLYRRLEEEFDGLNADEAVDEAIAANEYSFTAEGSRFG, translated from the coding sequence ATGCCCGAAATTATCGAAACAACCGTCTATCAGATTGGCGAGCTGTCGGACGAAGCCCGCGAGAAAGCGCGGGGATGGTACCGCCAGGGCGGGTTCGACTATGACTGGTGGGAATTCGTCTACGACGATTTCGAGCGCATCTGCACTATGCTCGGGGTCGAACTGCATACGCGGCCTGTCCGCCTCTATGGTGGCGGAACGCGGCGAAAGCCGAGCATCTGGTTCTCGGGCTTCTGGAGCCAGGGCGACGGCGCCTGCTTCGAGGGCAACTATAGCTACGCGAAGGGCTCGTCCGCCGCGATCCGCGCCTATGCCCCCACGGATGAGGAGCTTCATCGGATCGCCGATGCGCTCGCCGACATCCAATGGCGCAATTTCTTCCAGCTGCGCGCATGCGCGACGCATCGCGGCCGATACTATCACGAATATTGCATGGCGATCTCGGTCGAGCGTGACAGCCCGGTCTATCAGGAGATGACCGCGGCCGCCGAGGATGATGTGACCGAGGCGCTCCGTGATCTCGCGCGCTGGCTCTATCGGCGACTCGAGGAGGAGTTTGACGGCTTGAACGCCGACGAGGCCGTCGACGAGGCGATCGCCGCCAATGAATATAGCTTCACCGCGGAGGGCAGTCGCTTCGGCTGA
- a CDS encoding strawberry notch-like NTP hydrolase domain-containing protein, giving the protein MRNILPEAAPGAAASSGAAVPASAAERIIAAAELMQPLLEAGAPFDTSQLREAMVGAFGSGDAEGAWDWKTAYDACEVAQVMLLRRYGGALAVRSRSDQSRLAMWQRLASRIPTQTRRSEEGQSFQQFSTPLPLAFVAARAASISSGNVVLEPSAGTGMLAIHAELAGAGLLLNEYADARADILGLVFPSAAVTRHDAASIDDRLGAGVVPDVVLMNPPFSAAANVDRPMRDVALRHVASALARLRDGGRLVAIVGANCSPEASAFRSRFERLQEQGTLLFSAAVAGKVYAKHGTTTATRLLVIDKIAVKDPTCFIASRGEAPDAETLLQWVEDELPPRSGPPTGAQPIVVPQIAASRVGQRQRGAGRGDPAAAYIGGTVDELDYELVDWTSPEGQLADSIYEPYALQSLRIPLARPHPTALVQSAAMASVAPPKPSYRPHLPSPLIAECILSDAQLESVIYAGEAHQGHLSGAWNVDDDWDSVGAASDDAEAAVHFRRGWFLGDGTGAGKGRQVAGIILDNWLKGRRRALWISKSDKLLEDAQRDWSALGQEKLLVTPLSRFKQGTPVKLGEGILFTTYATLRSQGREGKASRIEQVVEWLGRDFDGVIIFDEAHAMANAAGGKGERGDQKPSQQGRAGLRLQHALPDARIVYVSATGATTVQNLAYAQRLGLWGGTDFPFATRSEFVAAIEEGGVAAMEVLARDLKALGLYAARSLSFDGVEYELLEHALTEEQRRIYDSYAGAFQVIHNNLDAAMEAAGVTSSEHGTLNAQAKSAARSAFESTKQRFFNHLITAMQTPSVVASIKRDLDEGHAAVVQIVSTGEALQERRLAEIPAEEFDDVSLDITPREYVLDYLQHSFPVQLFEPCTDGEGNLSSRPAYDGDGNPIVNREAVRRRDAMIEKLASLPPVPGALDQIVQHFGAEAVAEVTGRSRRIIPKTNGDGSVRFAVQNRPGSANIGETHAFMDDAKQILIFSEAGGTGRSYHADLGAKNQRRRIHYLLEAGWKADAAIQGFGRTNRTNQKQPPMFRPVSTDVKAQKRFISTIARRLDSMGAITRGQRQTGGQNMFRPEDNLESHYARDSLRQLYVLVADGKVDGCSLTAFESATGLSLLDADGGLRDELPPITTFLNRMLALTIDLQNILFEAFEGLLVARIEAAVASGNYEIGLETLRAASFVVDARQTIYTHPGTGAATELLTVSRKDRVTPMSIDEARALAGAREGALVVNARSGRAAVRLRARSLFDDDGEIHRRIRLQRPLEKLHMLEADYLTSHWETVDAGRFAEAWNAEVAELPEFEASTMHIVTGLLLPIWGRLPKESSRVYRLQTDAGERVIGRKVSAAWAAAVTGVAEVKLAPSDAWRMLLAGEAGLELAEGQALKRVRSMNDWRIELSGFNDLGVERLKSMGLISEIVSWKLKLYVPAGAAGADVFERLVDRFPIVRVLERKAA; this is encoded by the coding sequence ATGCGAAACATTCTTCCCGAGGCGGCGCCGGGCGCCGCCGCGTCCTCCGGTGCGGCGGTTCCAGCGAGCGCCGCTGAACGGATCATCGCCGCTGCCGAGCTCATGCAGCCGCTGCTGGAGGCCGGAGCGCCTTTCGACACCAGCCAGCTCCGCGAGGCGATGGTCGGCGCCTTCGGCTCGGGCGACGCGGAAGGAGCCTGGGACTGGAAGACCGCTTATGACGCGTGCGAGGTCGCGCAGGTGATGCTGCTGCGCCGCTATGGCGGCGCCTTGGCGGTCCGCAGCCGGTCCGACCAGAGCCGCCTCGCTATGTGGCAGCGGCTCGCGAGCCGCATCCCGACCCAGACGCGCCGCTCCGAAGAGGGGCAATCGTTCCAGCAATTTTCGACGCCGCTGCCGCTCGCCTTCGTCGCCGCGCGCGCGGCGTCGATTTCATCGGGCAACGTCGTGCTCGAGCCGTCCGCCGGCACGGGGATGCTGGCGATCCATGCCGAGCTTGCCGGTGCCGGGCTATTGCTCAACGAGTATGCGGACGCACGGGCCGACATTCTCGGCCTCGTTTTTCCTTCCGCTGCGGTGACCCGCCACGACGCGGCCTCGATCGACGATCGTCTCGGCGCCGGCGTGGTGCCCGATGTGGTGCTCATGAACCCGCCCTTTTCGGCGGCGGCCAATGTCGACAGGCCCATGCGCGATGTTGCGCTCCGCCATGTCGCCTCCGCGCTTGCGCGGCTCCGCGACGGCGGCCGGCTCGTGGCGATTGTCGGTGCGAACTGCTCGCCCGAGGCCTCGGCTTTCCGGTCCCGCTTCGAGCGCCTGCAGGAGCAGGGGACTTTGCTCTTCTCTGCCGCCGTTGCGGGCAAAGTCTATGCGAAGCATGGGACGACCACCGCAACTCGCCTGCTTGTCATCGACAAGATTGCGGTGAAGGATCCGACTTGCTTCATTGCCAGCCGCGGCGAGGCCCCCGATGCCGAGACGCTGCTGCAGTGGGTCGAAGATGAGCTTCCGCCGCGCTCGGGGCCGCCGACGGGCGCACAGCCCATTGTCGTACCGCAGATCGCGGCCTCCCGCGTTGGTCAGCGCCAGCGCGGTGCCGGACGTGGCGACCCGGCGGCCGCGTACATTGGCGGCACGGTCGATGAACTCGACTATGAGCTCGTCGACTGGACATCACCCGAGGGTCAGCTCGCCGACAGCATCTATGAGCCCTATGCGCTCCAGTCGCTCCGGATCCCGCTCGCCCGTCCGCATCCGACGGCACTCGTCCAGTCGGCGGCGATGGCGTCGGTTGCGCCGCCCAAACCTTCATATCGCCCGCATCTGCCCTCGCCGCTGATCGCCGAATGCATATTGTCGGACGCGCAACTCGAATCCGTCATCTATGCGGGCGAGGCGCATCAGGGGCACCTATCGGGAGCATGGAACGTCGACGACGACTGGGACAGCGTCGGCGCGGCCAGCGACGATGCTGAGGCGGCGGTCCACTTCCGGCGCGGCTGGTTCCTGGGAGACGGCACCGGCGCGGGCAAGGGGCGGCAGGTCGCCGGGATCATTCTCGACAATTGGCTGAAGGGTCGCCGGCGCGCGCTGTGGATTTCGAAGTCGGACAAATTGCTCGAGGACGCGCAGCGCGACTGGTCGGCGCTCGGCCAGGAGAAATTGCTCGTCACGCCGCTCTCGCGTTTCAAGCAGGGCACGCCGGTCAAGCTCGGCGAAGGCATCCTCTTCACCACCTATGCGACGCTTCGGTCGCAGGGGCGCGAGGGCAAGGCGAGCCGGATCGAGCAGGTCGTCGAGTGGCTCGGCCGCGATTTCGACGGCGTCATCATCTTCGACGAGGCGCACGCCATGGCCAATGCGGCGGGCGGCAAGGGCGAGCGCGGCGACCAGAAGCCCTCGCAGCAGGGGCGGGCCGGGCTTCGCCTGCAGCATGCGCTCCCCGATGCGCGTATCGTCTATGTGTCGGCGACCGGCGCGACGACGGTGCAGAACCTCGCTTACGCGCAGCGTCTCGGGCTCTGGGGCGGCACCGACTTCCCCTTCGCGACGCGCTCCGAATTCGTCGCGGCGATCGAGGAGGGCGGCGTTGCTGCGATGGAGGTGCTCGCGCGCGACCTGAAAGCGCTCGGTCTCTATGCCGCGCGATCGCTGTCCTTCGATGGAGTGGAATATGAGTTGCTCGAACATGCGCTGACCGAGGAGCAGCGCCGCATCTACGACAGCTATGCCGGCGCCTTCCAGGTCATCCACAACAATCTCGATGCTGCGATGGAGGCTGCTGGCGTGACAAGCAGCGAGCATGGGACGCTAAACGCGCAGGCGAAGTCGGCGGCGCGATCGGCGTTCGAGAGCACCAAGCAGCGCTTCTTCAACCATCTCATCACCGCGATGCAGACGCCGAGCGTCGTCGCGAGCATCAAGCGCGACCTCGACGAGGGCCATGCCGCCGTTGTCCAGATCGTCTCGACCGGCGAGGCGCTGCAGGAACGGCGGCTCGCCGAGATCCCGGCGGAGGAGTTCGACGATGTGTCGCTCGACATCACGCCGCGCGAATATGTGCTCGACTATCTCCAGCACAGCTTTCCTGTGCAGCTGTTCGAGCCCTGCACGGATGGCGAGGGCAATCTCTCGTCGCGCCCCGCCTATGACGGCGACGGCAATCCGATCGTCAATCGTGAGGCGGTCCGACGCCGCGATGCAATGATCGAGAAGCTTGCATCGCTGCCGCCGGTGCCGGGGGCCCTCGACCAGATCGTCCAGCATTTCGGGGCCGAGGCGGTCGCAGAAGTCACGGGGCGGTCGCGGCGGATCATTCCGAAGACAAATGGTGACGGGTCGGTGCGCTTCGCGGTGCAGAACCGACCTGGCAGCGCCAATATCGGCGAGACGCATGCCTTCATGGACGATGCCAAGCAGATCCTCATTTTTTCCGAGGCCGGCGGGACGGGGCGCTCCTATCATGCCGACCTCGGAGCGAAGAACCAGCGCCGCCGCATCCACTATCTGCTCGAGGCGGGCTGGAAGGCCGATGCTGCGATCCAGGGGTTCGGACGCACCAATCGCACCAATCAGAAGCAGCCGCCGATGTTCCGGCCGGTCTCGACCGACGTGAAGGCGCAGAAGCGCTTCATCTCGACGATCGCCCGGCGTCTCGACTCCATGGGGGCGATCACGCGCGGCCAGCGGCAGACCGGCGGGCAGAATATGTTCCGGCCCGAGGACAATCTGGAATCGCATTATGCGCGCGACAGCCTGCGTCAGCTCTATGTCCTCGTCGCCGACGGCAAGGTCGATGGCTGTTCGCTCACGGCCTTCGAGAGCGCGACCGGCCTGTCGCTGTTGGATGCCGACGGCGGGCTCCGCGACGAGCTGCCGCCGATCACGACCTTCCTCAACCGCATGCTCGCGCTCACCATCGACCTCCAGAACATCCTCTTCGAGGCCTTCGAAGGTTTGTTGGTGGCGCGGATCGAGGCGGCGGTGGCGTCGGGGAACTACGAAATCGGGCTCGAGACCCTGCGCGCCGCGAGCTTCGTCGTCGATGCGCGGCAGACGATCTACACCCATCCCGGCACAGGCGCTGCGACCGAATTGCTGACGGTGAGCCGCAAGGACCGGGTGACGCCGATGTCGATCGACGAGGCGCGAGCGCTCGCCGGGGCGCGCGAGGGCGCGCTCGTGGTCAATGCGCGCTCGGGCCGCGCGGCCGTCCGTCTTCGTGCGCGGAGCCTCTTCGACGATGACGGCGAAATTCATCGCCGCATCCGGCTGCAGCGACCGCTCGAGAAGCTGCACATGCTCGAAGCCGATTATCTGACGTCGCATTGGGAGACGGTCGATGCTGGACGCTTTGCCGAGGCCTGGAACGCCGAGGTCGCCGAGCTTCCCGAGTTTGAAGCCTCGACGATGCATATCGTCACCGGTCTGCTGCTCCCGATCTGGGGACGCCTGCCGAAGGAATCGTCGCGCGTGTACCGGCTTCAGACCGATGCCGGCGAGCGGGTTATCGGGCGCAAAGTGTCGGCAGCCTGGGCGGCGGCGGTGACCGGCGTCGCCGAGGTCAAGCTCGCGCCGTCCGATGCCTGGCGCATGCTGCTCGCGGGCGAGGCGGGCCTCGAGCTCGCCGAGGGGCAGGCACTGAAGCGGGTACGGTCGATGAACGATTGGCGGATCGAGCTCTCGGGGTTCAACGATCTTGGCGTCGAGCGCCTCAAATCGATGGGCTTGATCTCCGAGATCGTCTCGTGGAAATTGAAGCTCTACGTGCCGGCAGGGGCTGCTGGCGCCGATGTGTTCGAACGCCTGGTCGATCGATTTCCGATTGTGCGGGTTCTCGAGCGCAAGGCCGCCTGA
- a CDS encoding acyl-homoserine-lactone synthase has product MLLIVDSTNRALEHKAMRTMFEARKRVFIDLLKWDIPALADRFELDHFDDVDATYLIVTDTEGEHLASARLLLTTRPALLDSLFPGLVAGDVPQGAEILEITRFCLSPGIGARQRRVARDVLLVGLVEFALANDVTTYTGVAELPWFRQIQTFGWNCCALGEPALHRGQALVALRIDVDASTLVKLSDAGIVSKAVAASSACAA; this is encoded by the coding sequence ATGCTGCTTATTGTCGATTCCACCAACCGGGCGCTCGAGCATAAGGCGATGCGCACGATGTTCGAGGCGCGCAAACGCGTGTTCATCGATCTTCTGAAATGGGATATCCCCGCGCTCGCTGATCGGTTCGAACTCGACCATTTCGACGATGTCGACGCGACCTACCTGATCGTGACCGATACGGAAGGGGAGCATCTCGCTTCCGCGCGGCTGCTCCTCACGACCCGGCCCGCGTTGCTCGACAGTCTCTTTCCAGGTCTGGTTGCCGGCGACGTGCCGCAAGGGGCGGAGATTCTCGAAATCACGCGCTTCTGCCTGTCGCCGGGCATCGGCGCTCGCCAGCGGCGGGTCGCGCGCGACGTGCTGCTGGTCGGCCTTGTCGAGTTCGCGCTCGCCAATGATGTTACCACATACACCGGCGTCGCCGAGCTCCCCTGGTTCCGCCAGATTCAGACCTTCGGCTGGAATTGCTGCGCGCTCGGCGAGCCAGCGCTTCACCGCGGGCAGGCACTTGTCGCCCTCCGCATCGACGTCGATGCTTCGACGTTGGTGAAGCTCTCCGACGCCGGGATCGTCAGCAAGGCGGTGGCGGCCTCGTCCGCCTGCGCAGCTTGA
- a CDS encoding ParB/RepB/Spo0J family partition protein translates to MAKHQSKLVLNPSRDIPLDRLELSQSNVRRIKAGVSIDALAADIARRGLLHGLNVRPILDETGEETGRYEIPAGGRRYRALALLVKRKLLAKDAPIPCVVRAANDDILAEDDSYAENAMREALHPLDQFRAMQAMVDKGDDVEAIAAHHFVTPAVVRQRLKLAGVSPKLHDAYADDEISLEQLMAFTISDDFERQIKVFELLTESRSLAPHLIRQKLTENVVRAADKRARFVTADAYIEAGGGIVRDLFEADGGGWLTDPALLDRLVDEKLKAEGDALLAEGWKWVATSVDLPWDALRDHREIDRDEVPMTAEEEARVAELEAEGEEIDREWSEAEEVPDDIHARVDAINAEYAAIEKRPLTFAPEEIAIAGVFVSLERDGSIRIDRGYVRPDDELVDDNEAIGDDASGTEVAPVAEADSALSAQPPENADDGEWAEELKPLPDRLVSDLTAWRTLALQDAFAQDSATAYLALLHALVLGCFYSFSRESCLQVAASRVYFSNAPSNLRDCAPAEAIDARGAEWKERLPKSDKDVWAYLLGLGDEDRAMLLAHCVSVAVNAQAEIVPKYDSGRVSAHGVARRLAHSDILARAVGLDVYAAGWRPTEGNYFRSVTKPRIIADVTEARGENIAAMIDHLKKGEMAREAERLLEESDWIPACMRTPDIEGEGAPALGKDDDKGELPAFLAEDGEGGDDAAAIAAE, encoded by the coding sequence ATGGCCAAGCATCAATCCAAACTCGTCCTTAACCCGTCGCGCGACATCCCGCTCGACCGGCTGGAGCTTTCCCAATCCAATGTCCGGCGCATCAAGGCCGGCGTATCCATCGACGCACTCGCCGCGGATATTGCGCGTCGCGGGTTGCTCCATGGCCTCAATGTGAGGCCCATTCTCGACGAGACGGGGGAGGAAACCGGCCGGTATGAGATACCGGCCGGTGGTCGGCGCTACCGCGCGCTCGCCCTGCTCGTAAAGAGGAAGCTTCTCGCGAAAGATGCGCCGATCCCCTGCGTTGTCCGCGCCGCTAACGATGACATCCTCGCCGAAGACGACAGTTACGCTGAAAACGCGATGCGCGAGGCGTTGCATCCCCTCGACCAGTTTCGGGCCATGCAGGCGATGGTGGACAAGGGCGACGATGTCGAGGCGATCGCCGCGCACCATTTCGTCACTCCGGCAGTGGTCCGTCAGCGCCTGAAGCTCGCCGGGGTCTCGCCAAAGCTGCACGACGCCTATGCGGACGACGAAATCTCCCTCGAACAGTTGATGGCATTCACCATCTCGGACGATTTCGAGCGGCAGATCAAGGTCTTCGAACTTCTGACCGAGAGCCGCAGCCTCGCGCCGCATCTCATCCGCCAGAAGCTCACCGAAAATGTCGTCCGCGCGGCTGACAAGCGCGCACGCTTCGTGACCGCCGACGCCTATATCGAAGCCGGCGGCGGAATCGTTCGTGACCTGTTCGAGGCCGATGGCGGCGGCTGGCTCACCGATCCCGCGCTGCTCGACCGTCTCGTCGACGAGAAACTGAAGGCCGAGGGCGACGCGTTGCTCGCAGAAGGCTGGAAGTGGGTAGCGACCTCGGTCGATCTTCCCTGGGATGCGCTCCGCGACCACCGCGAGATCGATCGGGACGAGGTGCCGATGACGGCCGAGGAGGAGGCGCGTGTCGCCGAGCTCGAAGCCGAGGGCGAAGAAATCGATCGCGAATGGTCGGAAGCCGAGGAGGTGCCGGACGACATTCACGCGCGCGTCGACGCGATCAATGCCGAATATGCGGCGATCGAGAAGCGGCCGCTGACCTTCGCGCCGGAGGAGATCGCGATCGCCGGCGTGTTCGTGTCGCTCGAGCGCGACGGTTCGATCCGCATCGACCGGGGTTATGTCCGGCCCGACGATGAGCTTGTCGATGACAACGAGGCGATCGGCGACGACGCTTCTGGTACCGAGGTCGCGCCGGTCGCGGAAGCAGATTCGGCCCTGAGTGCGCAACCGCCCGAGAACGCCGACGATGGCGAATGGGCCGAGGAGCTGAAGCCGCTACCCGATCGTCTTGTTTCGGATCTGACGGCCTGGCGGACGCTCGCGCTGCAAGATGCTTTCGCGCAGGATTCGGCAACCGCCTATCTCGCGCTGCTGCATGCGCTCGTGCTCGGCTGCTTCTACAGCTTCAGCAGGGAGAGCTGCCTGCAGGTCGCGGCGAGCCGGGTCTATTTCAGCAACGCCCCGTCCAACCTCCGCGATTGCGCGCCGGCAGAGGCGATCGATGCGCGCGGGGCCGAATGGAAGGAACGGCTGCCGAAATCGGACAAGGACGTGTGGGCGTATCTGCTCGGCTTGGGTGACGAGGACCGGGCGATGCTTCTCGCTCACTGCGTGTCGGTCGCGGTCAACGCGCAGGCCGAGATCGTCCCCAAATATGACAGTGGCCGGGTATCGGCGCACGGCGTCGCGCGGCGTCTCGCGCACAGCGACATCCTCGCACGCGCGGTCGGTCTCGATGTCTATGCCGCCGGCTGGCGGCCCACCGAGGGCAATTACTTCCGCAGCGTGACGAAACCGCGGATCATCGCCGACGTCACCGAGGCGCGGGGCGAGAATATTGCCGCCATGATCGACCATCTCAAAAAGGGGGAGATGGCCCGCGAAGCGGAGCGGCTCCTTGAGGAGAGTGACTGGATTCCCGCCTGCATGCGGACGCCCGACATCGAGGGTGAAGGCGCGCCTGCGCTCGGCAAAGACGACGACAAGGGGGAACTGCCCGCCTTTCTGGCGGAAGACGGGGAAGGAGGTGACGACGCAGCTGCGATCGCGGCCGAATGA
- a CDS encoding DUF2493 domain-containing protein produces MTDASDDPDTNAAEPGSTAYLLQEMQLFGYRPYEDEPDPRPLPDAQLAGGAIADMFDGLAACLIETRIEPDLEDLLWNLVNLFHRAGERIERTLDDNEQLQRRLQREQDGSEIRSVELERATREGISLIERRDAMEFFREASAEQFRLLVRKAWAPRAGSRVRHQTLTASLIDSRDFLDAKLRERAAALLPAGTRIAFTGGSDVGEHRAIWDVLDRTRERHPDMILLHGATPTGAERAAACWAEARGVAQVAFRPEWNRHGKAAPFKRNDRLLEALPVGLIVFPGTGIQDNLADKAIKAGIPLWDFRKRGG; encoded by the coding sequence ATGACCGATGCCAGCGACGATCCCGACACCAATGCTGCCGAACCCGGCTCGACCGCCTATCTCCTGCAGGAGATGCAGCTCTTCGGCTACCGGCCCTATGAGGACGAACCCGATCCGCGGCCTTTGCCCGACGCGCAGCTAGCCGGCGGCGCGATCGCCGACATGTTCGATGGGCTCGCCGCTTGTCTCATCGAAACGCGTATCGAGCCCGACCTCGAGGACCTGTTGTGGAACCTCGTCAATCTTTTCCACCGTGCCGGCGAGCGCATCGAACGCACCCTCGACGACAATGAGCAGCTCCAGCGGCGGCTGCAGCGCGAGCAGGATGGCAGCGAAATCCGTTCGGTGGAACTCGAGCGCGCTACCCGCGAGGGCATCTCGCTGATCGAAAGGCGCGATGCCATGGAATTCTTTCGCGAAGCGTCCGCTGAACAATTCCGCCTGCTCGTCCGCAAGGCCTGGGCACCGCGAGCGGGATCGCGCGTCCGGCACCAGACGTTGACCGCCTCGCTGATCGACAGCCGCGACTTTCTCGACGCCAAACTTCGCGAACGCGCGGCCGCCTTGCTACCTGCGGGCACCCGCATCGCTTTCACCGGCGGCAGCGATGTCGGCGAGCATCGGGCGATCTGGGATGTGCTCGATCGGACGCGCGAACGGCATCCCGACATGATCCTGCTTCACGGCGCGACGCCAACGGGCGCCGAGCGGGCCGCAGCCTGCTGGGCCGAAGCGCGCGGCGTCGCGCAGGTCGCCTTCCGGCCCGAATGGAACCGCCACGGCAAGGCCGCCCCCTTCAAACGCAACGATCGCCTTCTCGAGGCGCTTCCGGTCGGTCTCATAGTGTTTCCGGGAACCGGAATTCAGGACAATCTTGCCGACAAGGCGATCAAAGCGGGCATTCCGCTCTGGGATTTCCGAAAGCGAGGCGGCTGA
- a CDS encoding helix-turn-helix transcriptional regulator — MPTIDAAHAFALDVTRVKDKAGLADLLQEACRLMGCSWFALSHHVDFLAAPDRGVRVHNYPEEWAHWFDEQRLGVTDPVHRESQRNMSGFLWHNMKPDRPEDEMILAAAQRHGIGDGLTVPAHLPGHAHGSVSFAWKPGVLASADALQFARMIGGPAFDAARLIAYPDLAHIGPRLTRRQREVLIWSAKGESVRRIGLRLGLSPDTVREHLRNARQRYEANGGIMLTVRALYDGDISFEDIAKR, encoded by the coding sequence ATGCCAACGATCGACGCCGCGCACGCGTTTGCGCTCGACGTCACTCGGGTGAAGGACAAGGCGGGTCTCGCCGACCTGCTGCAGGAGGCTTGCCGTTTGATGGGCTGCTCCTGGTTCGCGCTCAGCCATCATGTCGATTTTCTCGCCGCACCCGACCGCGGCGTGCGGGTCCACAACTACCCCGAGGAGTGGGCGCATTGGTTCGACGAGCAACGGCTCGGCGTGACCGATCCTGTTCACCGCGAGAGCCAGCGGAATATGTCGGGGTTTCTTTGGCACAATATGAAGCCTGATCGCCCCGAGGACGAAATGATCCTTGCCGCGGCGCAGCGCCACGGCATCGGCGACGGTCTCACCGTTCCGGCGCATCTCCCCGGACATGCGCATGGATCGGTGTCCTTCGCCTGGAAGCCAGGAGTGTTAGCCAGCGCGGATGCTCTGCAGTTCGCCCGGATGATCGGCGGCCCGGCCTTCGACGCGGCGCGTTTGATCGCCTACCCCGACCTCGCGCACATCGGGCCGAGGCTTACCCGTCGGCAGCGGGAAGTGCTGATCTGGTCGGCAAAGGGCGAAAGCGTCCGAAGGATTGGATTGAGGCTCGGCCTCAGTCCCGACACGGTACGCGAGCATCTACGGAACGCCCGGCAGCGCTATGAGGCGAACGGCGGCATCATGCTCACCGTACGCGCGCTCTACGATGGCGATATCAGCTTCGAGGACATCGCCAAGCGCTGA